One stretch of Bombina bombina isolate aBomBom1 chromosome 7, aBomBom1.pri, whole genome shotgun sequence DNA includes these proteins:
- the LOC128667181 gene encoding uncharacterized protein LOC128667181 — translation MLNISYTDGEPEGLTYVCKYTGKESSEPLLMYIRRPVIDGKLLNNRHKGKRDHARRRLGSLHASSWELDNTFVKTAKDVFNVTNVQGPCWVCGFVPHGQTRGYPYLGVPLTMSMLADMIGNKTVWNFTGLNTPGRDDLLDKLHLANNVTTGAIMFQNLDGEIYSTNNLTQLPDMIMLMYNIGRLVKNRTGVFNIKLKFYDFSYLTYAHEKWKTKFGEPRDLIKDWYQLNRETLAGNTRTKDGRKRLNRICPPFVKLPVGYYWLCGRWAVKVIPCTHYGPCFLGYIFPAFNITTALPPPILHRTRRYLDLDKIHNGVKISEGMRLLATFVPHYGAATALTRLNTLADLVDEAFNVTRDAIELLALEQEQIRMVALQNRMALDYLLAAEGGVCQRIHQQCCVYIEDNTGKIKHDLHRLEEVQKHIREVHDDSFSKWLKDFDWTFGLGGWLGSLGKTIVKWLLISLACLCGIFIIVKMFGCFCNTLGRMCFKPKDNIT, via the coding sequence atgttaaacatatcatacactgatggggaaccagagggactgacatatgtgtgtaaatatacaggaaaagagtcatctgaacctcttttaatgtatatcaggagacctgtaatagatgggaaattattaaacaaccgacacaagggaaagagggaccatgcacggcgccgtctaggctccctgcatgcctcctcatgggaacttgataatacctttgtaaaaactgccaaagatgtgtttaatgtgacaaatgttcagggaccatgttgggtatgtgggtttgtgcctcacgggcagactaggggttaccctTATCTAGGTGTACctttaaccatgagtatgcttgccgatatgattgggaataagactgtgtggaattttacaggtcttaacacaccaggcagggatgacttgctggataagttgcatctagctaacaatgtgactacaggtgctattatgtttcaaaatctagatggggagatatatagtactaataacctaacccagctacctgacatgataatgttaatgtataacataggacggctagttaaaaataggacaggggtattcaacattaaactgaaattctatgacttctcatatttgacttatgcccatgagaaatggaagactaagtttggtgagcccagagaccttattaaagactggtaccagcttaatagggaaacactagcaggtaacacacggactaaggatgggaggaagcgattgaataggatatgtccaccttttgttaaactgccagtgggatattattggttgtgtggcaggtgggcagtaaaggtaataccttgcacccattatggcccatgctttttaggatatatattccctgcttttaacataaccaccGCGCTTCCACCGCCTATATTGCATAGAACACgaagataccttgacctggacaaaatacacaatggagttaagattagtgaaggtatgcgcctgcttgcaacatttgtccctcattatggggctgccacagccctcactagattaaaTACGCTAGCTGATTTAGTGGATGAAGCTTTTAATGTAACTAGAGATGCAATAGAGCTCTTAGCAttagaacaggaacaaattaggatggtggcattgcagaatagaatggctctagactatctcctagctgcagaaggaggagtttgccaaagaatccaccagcaatgctgtgtgtacatagaagacaatacaggtaaaatcaaacatgacctacacagactagaagaagtgcaaaagcacatacgtgaggtacatgatgattcatttagcaaatggcttaaagactttgactggacttttggactggggggatggcttggaagcttaggcaaaactatagttaaatggctattaataagtctggcttgcttgtgtgggatattcattatagtaaaaatgtttggatgtttctgtaatacattgggtaggatgtgttttaaaccaaaagacaatattacttga